Proteins encoded in a region of the Zea mays cultivar B73 chromosome 4, Zm-B73-REFERENCE-NAM-5.0, whole genome shotgun sequence genome:
- the LOC542570 gene encoding basal layer antifungal protein 2 precursor encodes MAKCSSFQGLFWLLSMILLASFVAHARTTSGHTKEDSNARNMTMTKTRASGNILVSRNDDGPCYLDSGLNEYVCRKTNKCYKSLVLCVASCQPSS; translated from the exons ATGGCGAAGTGCAGCAGCTTCCAAGGATTATTCTGGTTGCTTTCCATGATTCTTCTAGCATCCTTTGTTGCTCATGCACGCACAACAAGTG GGCACACCAAAGAGGACAGCAATGCTAGGAACATGACGATGACCAAGACGAGGGCATCGGGCAACATACTTGTTAGCCGTAATGACGACGGGCCATGCTATCTAGATTCCGGTCTTAATGAGTACGTCTGCAGAAAGACTAATAAGTGCTATAAGAGCTTGGTGCTCTGCGTGGCGAGTTGTCAACCATCATCATGA